A genomic segment from Lasioglossum baleicum chromosome 5, iyLasBale1, whole genome shotgun sequence encodes:
- the LOC143208903 gene encoding uncharacterized protein LOC143208903, with protein MRHDRETANMFAFSSTMAVYSVFYSSVSKCVLLTLLVASCAAREICDKSKCPGPLRYYKELECKPVYKNPDDCCAETFDCSHLEKLSKNKCYVNGHEYSIGEKLRDEDANPCDVSCTCTEGFSEGRAAYFNCAAVDCGFLSPQENCFDRMSHDTCCPSTRVCLKEGEQRATCEVDGEVYYDGHPFTPKSDPDLDCNCLPGYTGQNVEPFCKKPNHRFCVPLFRSAEEIHSKCAPVFYSNQNLQKDCSYNTRCPTDDDTVVHNHDGKSLSETDESKVCTFGNMTMHIGDTLKQGNTYESKCIKCKCEVPPFPTCILDTACEFSIPVIE; from the exons ATGCGACACGATCGCGAGACCGCTAATATGTTCGCGTTCTCTTCCACAATGGCTGTGTACAGTGTCTTTTATTCGAGTGTATCAAAATGCGTTCTACTAACGCTTCTCGTCGCATCCTGCGCGGCTCGAG AGATCTGCGACAAGTCAAAGTGCCCAGGCCCCCTAAGATATTACAAGGAACTCGAGTGCAAACCGGTGTACAAGAATCCCGACGATTGCTGCGCCGAGACGTTCGATTGTAGCCATCTGGAAAAATTGTCCAAAAACAAGTGTTACGTAAATGGTCACGAGTATAGTATCGGCGAGAAGCTCAGAGACGAGGACGCGAATCCTTGCGATGTAAGCTGTACGTGTACAGAAGGATTCTCAGAAGGCCG AGCGGCCTACTTCAATTGCGCTGCGGTCGATTGCGGGTTTCTTTCCCcgcaagaaaattgtttcgacagAATGTCTCACGACACCTGTTGTCCGTCAACGCGGGTATGCT TGAAGGAGGGTGAACAGAGAGCGACTTGCGAGGTAGACGGCGAAGTTTATTACGACGGGCACCCCTTCACACCGAAGTCTGATCCGGATCTTGATTGTAACTGCTTGCCAGGATACACAG GTCAAAACGTTGAACCCTTCTGCAAGAAACCAAATCACAGATTTTGCGTTCCTCTCTTCCGAAGTGCCGAAGAAATACACAGCAAATGCGCGCCCGTCTTCTATAGTAATCAAAATCTGCAAAAGGATTGCAGTTACAATACTAGATGCC CGACTGACGATGATACCGTTGTTCACAATCACGATGGTAAATCTTTGTCAGAGACAG ATGAGAGCAAAGTATGCACATTCGGTAACATGACGATGCACATTGGTGACACACTGAAACAAGGGAACACTTACGAGTCGAAATGTATAAAATGCAAGTGTGAAGTTCCGCCGTTCCCAACGTGCATTCTGGATACCGCCTGCGAATTCTCGATACCTGTAATTGAGTGA
- the LOC143208902 gene encoding uncharacterized protein LOC143208902 isoform X1, with protein MRHDRETADMFAFSSTMAVYSVFYSSVSKCVLLTLLVASCAAREICDKSKCPGPLRYYKEIECKPVYKNPGDCCAETFDCSHLEKLSRNKCYVNGHEYSIGENLRDEDAGPCDMFCKCVKGYPFSEDRTAQFNCVEVDCVFPPWKKDCFNKRTDDTVCCGFTQVCLTEEQKRVTCEVDGEVYHDGHGFSPKSDRDLVCTCMPGYTGILFRIWFNTLFNQGTVSDELITRIFQRLGQNVEPFCKKKTPRYYCGLLFRNADAIHNKCAPVFYSYQDVQKECNYQSRCPTDDDTVVHNHDGKSLSETDESKVCTFGNMKMHIGDTLKEGNTFETKCIKCKCEVPPFPTCIQEQNCTTVTHFVG; from the exons ATGCGACACGATCGCGAGACCGCTGATATGTTCGCGTTCTCTTCCACAATGGCTGTGTACAGTGTCTTTTATTCGAGTGTATCAAAATGCGTTCTACTAACGCTTCTCGTCGCATCCTGCGCGGCTCGAG AGATCTGCGACAAGTCAAAGTGCCCAGGCCCCTTAAGATATTACAAGGAAATCGAATGCAAACCGGTGTACAAGAATCCCGGCGATTGCTGCGCCGAGACGTTCGATTGTAGCCATCTGGAAAAATTGTCCAGAAACAAGTGTTACGTAAATGGCCACGAGTATAGTATCGGCGAGAACCTCAGAGACGAGGACGCGGGTCCTTGCGATATGTTCTGTAAGTGTGTAAAAGGATACCCATTCTCAGAAGACCG AACGGCCCAGTTCAATTGCGTTGAGGTCGATTGCGTGTTTCCTCCCTGGAAAAAAGATTGTTTCAACAAACGGACTGATGATACTGTATGTTGTGGGTTTACGCAAGTATGCT TGACGGAGGAACAAAAGAGAGTGACTTGCGAGGTAGACGGCGAAGTTTATCACGACGGGCACGGCTTCAGTCCGAAGTCTGATCGGGATCTTGTTTGTACCTGCATGCCAGGATACACAGGTATATTATTTCGAATCTGGTTTAACACATTGTTTAACCAAGGAACTGTATCTGACGAACTCATCACGCGAATTTTTCAACGATTAGGTCAAAACGTTGAACCCTTCTGCAAGAAAAAAACTCCAAGATATTATTGCGGTCTTCTCTTCCGAAATGCCGATGCTATACACAATAAATGCGCGCCCGTCTTCTATAGTTACCAAGATGTGCAAAAGGAGTGCAATTACCAGAGTAGATGCC CGACTGACGATGATACCGTTGTTCACAATCACGATGGTAAATCTTTGTCAGAGACAG ACGAGAGCAAAGTATGTACATTCGGTAACATGAAGATGCACATTGGTGACACACTGAAAGAGGGGAACACTTTCGAGACGAAATGTATAAAATGCAAGTGTGAAGTTCCACCGTTCCCAACGTGCATTCAGGAGCAGAACTGCACAACCGTGACACATTTTGTTGGCTGA
- the LOC143208902 gene encoding uncharacterized protein LOC143208902 isoform X2 — translation MRHDRETADMFAFSSTMAVYSVFYSSVSKCVLLTLLVASCAAREICDKSKCPGPLRYYKEIECKPVYKNPGDCCAETFDCSHLEKLSRNKCYVNGHEYSIGENLRDEDAGPCDMFCKCVKGYPFSEDRTAQFNCVEVDCVFPPWKKDCFNKRTDDTVCCGFTQVCLTEEQKRVTCEVDGEVYHDGHGFSPKSDRDLVCTCMPGYTGQNVEPFCKKKTPRYYCGLLFRNADAIHNKCAPVFYSYQDVQKECNYQSRCPTDDDTVVHNHDGKSLSETDESKVCTFGNMKMHIGDTLKEGNTFETKCIKCKCEVPPFPTCIQEQNCTTVTHFVG, via the exons ATGCGACACGATCGCGAGACCGCTGATATGTTCGCGTTCTCTTCCACAATGGCTGTGTACAGTGTCTTTTATTCGAGTGTATCAAAATGCGTTCTACTAACGCTTCTCGTCGCATCCTGCGCGGCTCGAG AGATCTGCGACAAGTCAAAGTGCCCAGGCCCCTTAAGATATTACAAGGAAATCGAATGCAAACCGGTGTACAAGAATCCCGGCGATTGCTGCGCCGAGACGTTCGATTGTAGCCATCTGGAAAAATTGTCCAGAAACAAGTGTTACGTAAATGGCCACGAGTATAGTATCGGCGAGAACCTCAGAGACGAGGACGCGGGTCCTTGCGATATGTTCTGTAAGTGTGTAAAAGGATACCCATTCTCAGAAGACCG AACGGCCCAGTTCAATTGCGTTGAGGTCGATTGCGTGTTTCCTCCCTGGAAAAAAGATTGTTTCAACAAACGGACTGATGATACTGTATGTTGTGGGTTTACGCAAGTATGCT TGACGGAGGAACAAAAGAGAGTGACTTGCGAGGTAGACGGCGAAGTTTATCACGACGGGCACGGCTTCAGTCCGAAGTCTGATCGGGATCTTGTTTGTACCTGCATGCCAGGATACACAG GTCAAAACGTTGAACCCTTCTGCAAGAAAAAAACTCCAAGATATTATTGCGGTCTTCTCTTCCGAAATGCCGATGCTATACACAATAAATGCGCGCCCGTCTTCTATAGTTACCAAGATGTGCAAAAGGAGTGCAATTACCAGAGTAGATGCC CGACTGACGATGATACCGTTGTTCACAATCACGATGGTAAATCTTTGTCAGAGACAG ACGAGAGCAAAGTATGTACATTCGGTAACATGAAGATGCACATTGGTGACACACTGAAAGAGGGGAACACTTTCGAGACGAAATGTATAAAATGCAAGTGTGAAGTTCCACCGTTCCCAACGTGCATTCAGGAGCAGAACTGCACAACCGTGACACATTTTGTTGGCTGA